In one window of Primulina tabacum isolate GXHZ01 chromosome 8, ASM2559414v2, whole genome shotgun sequence DNA:
- the LOC142553561 gene encoding transcription factor TGA9-like isoform X1: MASNRVGEYAAAALSDSGASHHHQIPFGVPHMLHHSNTSFINLEVSDFDFGELEEAIVLQGVKFNNNNEIKQTLYATVKPAATLEMFPSWPIRFQQKGSSKSGEESTDSGRSPLNTLSTRLETESESPVSRKASPDHQTAAAAAFDYKHHHLQPLQPSLQRIQQVQMASGSDNPGTGISQAITAAKQTPEKRRGPGSNSEKVLDAKTMRRLAQNREAARKSRIRKKAYVQQLESSRIRLTQLEQDLQRTRSQGLFLGGGVANGNISSGGVVFDMEYARWVDDDHGHMMELRNALQSHLSDGDLRVIVDGYITHYDEIFRLRGVAAKSDVFHLITGMWATTIERCFLWMGGFRPSDLIKMLISQLDPLTEQQLVGIYGLQQSTQQAEEALSQGLEQLHQSLLDAIANASLNDSMHHMVVALGKITNLEGFVRQADNLRQQTLHQLRRVLTVRQAAKCFLVIGEYYGRLRTLSSLWASRPRETLISDSNGEMTSNVQMIQHYSQINQFSHF; encoded by the exons ATGGCGAGTAATAGAGTCGGAGAATATGCAGCTGCTGCTTTATCAGACTCGGGAGCTTCGCACCATCACCAAATTCCATTCGGGGTTCCGCACATGCTTCATCATTCAAATACAAGCTTCAT AAATCTCGAGgtatctgattttgattttgGAGAACTGGAAGAAGCAATAGTACTGCAAGGAGTTAAGTTCAACAACAATAATGAAATCAAACAAA CTTTATATGCTACAGTCAAGCCTGCAGCAACCCTGGAAATGTTCCCTTCTTGGCCTATCAGATTCCAGCAAAAA GGAAGCTCAAAATCCGGAGAAGAGAGCACTGATTCAGGCCGATCACCACTAAACACTCTCTCCACCAGATTGGAGACTGAGAGCGAGTCTCCCGTCAGCAGAAAGGCATCACCTGACCACCAGACCGCGGCAGCGGCGGCCTTTGACTACAAGCACCACCACCTTCAGCCGCTGCAACCGTCGCTACAGCGGATACAACAAGTGCAGATGGCGAGTGGAAGTGATAACCCCGGAACTGGAATCTCACAAGCTATTACAGCTGCTAAACAAACCCCAGAGAAG AGAAGGGGGCCAGGTTCGAATTCAGAAAAAGTGCTTGATGCTAAG ACAATGAGACGTTTAGCTCAAAATAGGGAAGCGGCAAGAAAGAGCAGGATCAGGAAAAAG GCGTACGTACAGCAGCTAGAGTCAAGTAGGATCAGGCTCACGCAACTTGAGCAAGATCTTCAGAGGACAAGGTCGCAG GGTCTTTTCTTAGGCGGTGGGGTCGCAAATGGGAATATCAGCTCCG GTGGTGTTGTATTTGACATGGAATATGCCAGATGGGTAGACGACGATCACGGCCACATGATGGAGCTGCGAAATGCATTGCAGTCGCATTTATCGGATGGTGATCTAAGGGTGATCGTAGATGGTTACATAACACATTATGATGAAATCTTTCGTTTGAGGGGAGTAGCTGCTAAATCTGATGTCTTCCATCTCATCACCGGAATGTGGGCTACGACCATCGAACGTTGTTTCCTCTGGATGGGCGGCTTTCGGCCTTCTGATTTAATCAAG ATGTTGATATCGCAATTAGACCCTTTGACGGAGCAACAATTAGTGGGGATATATGGTCTCCAACAGTCCACACAGCAGGCGGAGGAGGCTCTTTCCCAAGGACTCGAACAATTACACCAATCTTTGCTTGATGCCATAGCCAATGCCTCTCTCAATGATAGTATGCATCATATGGTGGTTGCTCTCGGCAAGATTACCAATCTCGAAGGTTTTGTTCgtcag GCCGATAATCTAAGGCAACAAACCCTCCACCAGTTGCGTCGTGTGCTAACAGTTCGACAAGCTGCTAAATGTTTCCTGGTGATCGGAGAGTACTATGGTCGATTGCGAACTTTAAGTTCGCTATGGGCGTCGCGTCCGAGAGA GACTTTGATCTCGGATAGTAACGGGGAAATGACTTCGAACGTACAAATGATACAACACTACTCTCAGATTAATCAGTTCTCCCACTTCTGA
- the LOC142553561 gene encoding transcription factor TGA9-like isoform X2 yields MASNRVGEYAAAALSDSGASHHHQIPFGVPHMLHHSNTSFINLEVSDFDFGELEEAIVLQGVKFNNNNEIKQTLYATVKPAATLEMFPSWPIRFQQKGSSKSGEESTDSGRSPLNTLSTRLETESESPVSRKASPDHQTAAAAAFDYKHHHLQPLQPSLQRIQQVQMASGSDNPGTGISQAITAAKQTPEKTMRRLAQNREAARKSRIRKKAYVQQLESSRIRLTQLEQDLQRTRSQGLFLGGGVANGNISSGGVVFDMEYARWVDDDHGHMMELRNALQSHLSDGDLRVIVDGYITHYDEIFRLRGVAAKSDVFHLITGMWATTIERCFLWMGGFRPSDLIKMLISQLDPLTEQQLVGIYGLQQSTQQAEEALSQGLEQLHQSLLDAIANASLNDSMHHMVVALGKITNLEGFVRQADNLRQQTLHQLRRVLTVRQAAKCFLVIGEYYGRLRTLSSLWASRPRETLISDSNGEMTSNVQMIQHYSQINQFSHF; encoded by the exons ATGGCGAGTAATAGAGTCGGAGAATATGCAGCTGCTGCTTTATCAGACTCGGGAGCTTCGCACCATCACCAAATTCCATTCGGGGTTCCGCACATGCTTCATCATTCAAATACAAGCTTCAT AAATCTCGAGgtatctgattttgattttgGAGAACTGGAAGAAGCAATAGTACTGCAAGGAGTTAAGTTCAACAACAATAATGAAATCAAACAAA CTTTATATGCTACAGTCAAGCCTGCAGCAACCCTGGAAATGTTCCCTTCTTGGCCTATCAGATTCCAGCAAAAA GGAAGCTCAAAATCCGGAGAAGAGAGCACTGATTCAGGCCGATCACCACTAAACACTCTCTCCACCAGATTGGAGACTGAGAGCGAGTCTCCCGTCAGCAGAAAGGCATCACCTGACCACCAGACCGCGGCAGCGGCGGCCTTTGACTACAAGCACCACCACCTTCAGCCGCTGCAACCGTCGCTACAGCGGATACAACAAGTGCAGATGGCGAGTGGAAGTGATAACCCCGGAACTGGAATCTCACAAGCTATTACAGCTGCTAAACAAACCCCAGAGAAG ACAATGAGACGTTTAGCTCAAAATAGGGAAGCGGCAAGAAAGAGCAGGATCAGGAAAAAG GCGTACGTACAGCAGCTAGAGTCAAGTAGGATCAGGCTCACGCAACTTGAGCAAGATCTTCAGAGGACAAGGTCGCAG GGTCTTTTCTTAGGCGGTGGGGTCGCAAATGGGAATATCAGCTCCG GTGGTGTTGTATTTGACATGGAATATGCCAGATGGGTAGACGACGATCACGGCCACATGATGGAGCTGCGAAATGCATTGCAGTCGCATTTATCGGATGGTGATCTAAGGGTGATCGTAGATGGTTACATAACACATTATGATGAAATCTTTCGTTTGAGGGGAGTAGCTGCTAAATCTGATGTCTTCCATCTCATCACCGGAATGTGGGCTACGACCATCGAACGTTGTTTCCTCTGGATGGGCGGCTTTCGGCCTTCTGATTTAATCAAG ATGTTGATATCGCAATTAGACCCTTTGACGGAGCAACAATTAGTGGGGATATATGGTCTCCAACAGTCCACACAGCAGGCGGAGGAGGCTCTTTCCCAAGGACTCGAACAATTACACCAATCTTTGCTTGATGCCATAGCCAATGCCTCTCTCAATGATAGTATGCATCATATGGTGGTTGCTCTCGGCAAGATTACCAATCTCGAAGGTTTTGTTCgtcag GCCGATAATCTAAGGCAACAAACCCTCCACCAGTTGCGTCGTGTGCTAACAGTTCGACAAGCTGCTAAATGTTTCCTGGTGATCGGAGAGTACTATGGTCGATTGCGAACTTTAAGTTCGCTATGGGCGTCGCGTCCGAGAGA GACTTTGATCTCGGATAGTAACGGGGAAATGACTTCGAACGTACAAATGATACAACACTACTCTCAGATTAATCAGTTCTCCCACTTCTGA
- the LOC142553561 gene encoding transcription factor TGA9-like isoform X3 has protein sequence MFPSWPIRFQQKGSSKSGEESTDSGRSPLNTLSTRLETESESPVSRKASPDHQTAAAAAFDYKHHHLQPLQPSLQRIQQVQMASGSDNPGTGISQAITAAKQTPEKRRGPGSNSEKVLDAKTMRRLAQNREAARKSRIRKKAYVQQLESSRIRLTQLEQDLQRTRSQGLFLGGGVANGNISSGGVVFDMEYARWVDDDHGHMMELRNALQSHLSDGDLRVIVDGYITHYDEIFRLRGVAAKSDVFHLITGMWATTIERCFLWMGGFRPSDLIKMLISQLDPLTEQQLVGIYGLQQSTQQAEEALSQGLEQLHQSLLDAIANASLNDSMHHMVVALGKITNLEGFVRQADNLRQQTLHQLRRVLTVRQAAKCFLVIGEYYGRLRTLSSLWASRPRETLISDSNGEMTSNVQMIQHYSQINQFSHF, from the exons ATGTTCCCTTCTTGGCCTATCAGATTCCAGCAAAAA GGAAGCTCAAAATCCGGAGAAGAGAGCACTGATTCAGGCCGATCACCACTAAACACTCTCTCCACCAGATTGGAGACTGAGAGCGAGTCTCCCGTCAGCAGAAAGGCATCACCTGACCACCAGACCGCGGCAGCGGCGGCCTTTGACTACAAGCACCACCACCTTCAGCCGCTGCAACCGTCGCTACAGCGGATACAACAAGTGCAGATGGCGAGTGGAAGTGATAACCCCGGAACTGGAATCTCACAAGCTATTACAGCTGCTAAACAAACCCCAGAGAAG AGAAGGGGGCCAGGTTCGAATTCAGAAAAAGTGCTTGATGCTAAG ACAATGAGACGTTTAGCTCAAAATAGGGAAGCGGCAAGAAAGAGCAGGATCAGGAAAAAG GCGTACGTACAGCAGCTAGAGTCAAGTAGGATCAGGCTCACGCAACTTGAGCAAGATCTTCAGAGGACAAGGTCGCAG GGTCTTTTCTTAGGCGGTGGGGTCGCAAATGGGAATATCAGCTCCG GTGGTGTTGTATTTGACATGGAATATGCCAGATGGGTAGACGACGATCACGGCCACATGATGGAGCTGCGAAATGCATTGCAGTCGCATTTATCGGATGGTGATCTAAGGGTGATCGTAGATGGTTACATAACACATTATGATGAAATCTTTCGTTTGAGGGGAGTAGCTGCTAAATCTGATGTCTTCCATCTCATCACCGGAATGTGGGCTACGACCATCGAACGTTGTTTCCTCTGGATGGGCGGCTTTCGGCCTTCTGATTTAATCAAG ATGTTGATATCGCAATTAGACCCTTTGACGGAGCAACAATTAGTGGGGATATATGGTCTCCAACAGTCCACACAGCAGGCGGAGGAGGCTCTTTCCCAAGGACTCGAACAATTACACCAATCTTTGCTTGATGCCATAGCCAATGCCTCTCTCAATGATAGTATGCATCATATGGTGGTTGCTCTCGGCAAGATTACCAATCTCGAAGGTTTTGTTCgtcag GCCGATAATCTAAGGCAACAAACCCTCCACCAGTTGCGTCGTGTGCTAACAGTTCGACAAGCTGCTAAATGTTTCCTGGTGATCGGAGAGTACTATGGTCGATTGCGAACTTTAAGTTCGCTATGGGCGTCGCGTCCGAGAGA GACTTTGATCTCGGATAGTAACGGGGAAATGACTTCGAACGTACAAATGATACAACACTACTCTCAGATTAATCAGTTCTCCCACTTCTGA